A genome region from Gadus chalcogrammus isolate NIFS_2021 chromosome 7, NIFS_Gcha_1.0, whole genome shotgun sequence includes the following:
- the LOC130386403 gene encoding E3 ubiquitin-protein ligase TRIM39-like produces the protein MASPTSWSEENFSCPICLDVFSSPVFTPCGHNFCRACITKFWDDQAQYKCPVCNELFHTRPDLRANILVSEMAAQFKTSVRVKEQPCVEPGEVPCDVCTGTQLKAVKSCLVCFTSYCQTHLEPHQRVARLQKHQLVEPMDHLEDRMCKKHDRLLELFCRTEQVCVCQFCTETDHKSHLVIPLKEEYEVKTAQLGKIEAEVPQMIQERKQKIKEIKDTIKLSKKDADTQMADGLQALTALMRCIEKWRKDFNQTVKEKLKSTEKQAEDLIKGLEQEIEDLTKRSSEVKRLSHTEDHLHFLQAFRALKDPPPTRDWTTVDVHPPSYVGSWRRSLDQLEETLNMGMKKLCDAELKRVQQYEVDVTLDPDTAAPWLILSEDGKQVHDGGVVKVLPDNPKRFTCRPCVLSRQSFSSGRFYFEVKVEDKSVWCLGVARESINRKNNIALTPKNGCWGISFQKDVFKFKNDPDVRVPLRAGLQKVGVFVDYDEGLVSFYNVEARVHIYSATGCTFSEPLYPILGHKYGGLRLIISPVNQTD, from the coding sequence atggcctctcctacttcctggtctgaagagaacttttcatgtcccatctgtctggatgtgttcagcagcccagtttttacaccatgtggacacaacttctgcagagccTGTATCACAAAGTTCTGGGATGATCAAGCCCAGTACAAATGTCCAGTTTGCAACGAGCTCTTCCACACTAGACCTGATTTGAGGGCCAATATCCTCGTATCAGAGATGGCTGCTCAGTTTAAAACGTCTGTACGAGtgaaagagcagccttgtgttgaaccaggagaagttccctgtgacgtctgtactgggacccagctgaaggccgtgaagtcctgcctagtgtgttttacctcttactgccaaacccacctggagccacatcagagagtcgctcGCCTGCAGAAACATcagctggtcgagcctatggaccatctggaagacaggatgtgtaagaaacatgaccgacttctggagctcttctgtaggactgaacaggtgtgtgtgtgtcagttctgcacagagacagaccacaagtcccatcttgttatacctctaaaggaggaatatgaagtgaagacggcccagctggggaagatagaggctgaagttccgcagatgatccaggagagaaaacaaaagattaaggagatcaaAGACACAATAAAATTGAGCAAgaaagacgcagacacacagatggcCGATGGTTTGCAGGCCCTCACCGCTCTGAtgcgctgcattgaaaagtgGCGGAAGGATTTCAACCAAACGgttaaagagaaactgaaatccacagagaaacaagctgaagacctcatcaaagggctggagcaggaaatagaagatctgaccaaaagaagctcagaggtgaagcggctctcacacactgaagaccacctccacttcctccaggccttcagagccctgaaggatcctccacccaccagggactggacgacggtgGACGTCcatcctccgtcatacgtagggtcctggaggagatccctggatcagctcgAGGAGACGCTGAACATGGGGATGAAGAAGCTgtgtgatgctgaactgaagagggtccagcagtatgaagtagatgtgactctggatcctgatacagctgcTCCCtggctcatcctgtctgaggatgggaaacaagtacatgatggaggtgtagtgaaggtactcccagacaaccctaagagatttacatgTCGGCCATGTGTTCTctcgaggcagagcttctcctcagggagattttactttgaggtcaaGGTTGAAGATAAGTCTGTATGGTgtttaggagtggccagagagtccatcaacagaaaaaacaacattgcaTTGACCCCTAAAAATGGCTGCTGGGGGATATCATTCCAAAAGGATGTGTTCAAATTTAAAAATGACCCTGATGTCCgtgtccctctgagagctgggctccagaaggtgggggtgtttgttgattatgatgagggtctggtctccttctataatgtggaagccagggttcatatctactctgctactggctgcaccttcagtgagcctctctatccaatcCTCGGTCACAAATACGGTGGTCTCcgcctgatcatctcacctgtcaatcaaacagactaa